The Nicotiana tabacum cultivar K326 chromosome 5, ASM71507v2, whole genome shotgun sequence sequence gattttaatattaatattatatttaataacatttctgttaatatttactattaacaaacaaatttggtccaaaaaattaatcaatcaattgatcGAAGCGGAAGCCGAGTCGAGTGACGATGACGACGTCgcaaggcttgccttcttctcaactctttaagagctagaagaagagcaattgcttatatacccattaaaaacctcttcctcttccaatatgggacaatgtcccttcaTGAAGGAGGTAATCTCAaatgaaactcaaatatttcatttttcatccatttctcattcaccctcttttaagaaTTAATATACTTTAAACCCCCAACATGAACTTCGTCGGGGTATTTATGgattttaattgaaaatgtgAAAGAACAAACCTCTTAAAGGGATACAAATTAGCCCCGTATTATAATCTTGAGATTATAAATTAGCCCCGTATTATAATCTTGAGATTATAAATTTGTATCAGGGATACAAATTAGCCCCGTATTATAATCTCGAGAACTATTTAATGCTAAAATTTTGATATAAAATTTATATCGATCTTTATACTTGGGGCtcgtttggtttgaagacaagTTATGCTTAGATTAGTTATACTGAAATCAGTTGTACTTGATTAGCTATGTTGAGATTAGTTATTTTGGTAATATTTGATATGTTGTATTAATCCTGAAAataagctagcgtttggccatagattccaaatttgttttgaaaaatctgattttggtgaagtttggtttgaagatgaaaatgtgtttggacatacattttcaaatttccaattttattttggaaaaacatgtatataattcccaaattttggaattttggcccaaaatcagcaattggggtgattttgggattttgccaaaatgtggGCAACATTTATGGCCAAACATGAGTTTTGAgaataaatcctaaatttattttggcaaaactcaTGGCCAAACAGGGCCTAAATTTCAGAACCTATGCCCAAATGCAATTAAAAGAATTTACTCTAGAGGTAGATAAAATCAGTTTCGGAGTACCAGCACCCATAATTCTCTTAATATTTATCGCAGTAAATATGAATGCTTAATTAGCTCTTCGATCCCCATTTTGGCGAACTCGTTGTCAATATCGCTATTTAACAAATTATTGCGTTTAAAACATGCTGAGTTTTTactcttcgaaaattttcgaaaaagtGTTCTAACACTTATTCCTTTATTCAATTACTCTAATTATCTGAACCCACTTGAATGATCTTAAATAAATCATTGTTTATTTTTGTCGTTTCAATTTCTAAATCAAGGTaaaatttaaattgaaagaaaaattctATAGAATTTGGACGCTGACACACTTCACGTTTTATGACTTGATCCTCAAGCAACTACTCTTTTTCCTCTCTCTTCCATCCCTTTCATTTCACTATAAAATGCTTCTGAAAACCACTCTGTCACCGCTTTATCTTCTTTACTGTATTAAACCCCTAAAACCCCATATTTTTCTCTGTCTGGAACTATTCACTTTTTACGTATTGTAAGGTGTGTGTACTATATCGACATATTTTCCGGTGTGGCTTTACTGAAAAATGATGGAAGGCGGTAGAGGATCGGTGTTTCCGGTAATATTTTTCGACGGGGAGCGGGAGATTAACGTAGGCAATATCAGAATTCAACCGATGCTTGTGTTCAAGGCATTTCAGTTGGTGCTCAGTGAGAGAATCGGAATTTCACCTAATCAGATTTCTATTTTCCTATGTGAGCACAAGGCCGGGGGCTCCAAGTTCGACGATCGCCGGATTCTTTTCACCGGAAAATCGAATTTCACCTTGATTTCACGTGAAAAAATTGTTTCTTCCTCGTGATCTTGAAGCGTTCTAAAAAATCACGATACCGAAAAACGAAGCCGAACAGCGTAGATTTCGGGAAGTTTTTGAAGGAAAATGTGTTTCCCCTGCGGCGAAATCAACCGGAAGTGAATCCGTTTTATGATCGAATTTCGCAGATGGAATTGGCGAGCATGAATGAACGAGTGCAAAATTTACAGATTCAGAGGGACAATTTCAACCTAGTGATGAGCAAATTGGATCCGAATGTGATGCATTTGGATAGTCCAAATTCATTTCCAAAGATCCAAGATACTTTTCCGACGAAGAAGAAAGCACTTTGCAATGAATGTGCAAATACGAGTACCAACGGCGAAAATGAAATGACGACGTTCCATCACTGCAAGAATGATGCCATACTAATTTTTTTCGTTCAGGAGCCGGTCTGGACCGGTTAATCGGCCGCTGAAACAATTTCTGTGAGATCGATTCGGCTTTTTCGTGTTCAGACGCAGAAGGGGTAAAATCAGTTACTTTGTGGGTACATGGTAAGGAACACGTACCATATGTTAGCCCGAAAGGTTGGGTAAATAGATAGGCTAAGATTTAGGAAGACTAGAAATGATTAGCAAAAAGTAATAGAAATTAATAACGTGAAAAATGTCAATTACATAAATACATTTGAGTGGTCGATAGTTTGGCACTATAATTCCCCCTCCCCCCCGGTTAGAGCCCAATCTGGTAGCACTTCTACATAACAAGCCCAATAGTTAATTGTATAGGACCCGGGCCCAATTTACATTCCATTACATTTTATAGTTGTAAATATATGTACTCATAATTGAATAATAGGAATCAGATGGTTTATTTTCTGTTTCCATATTTCTCtgtctctctcttttcttctcgACCCTTCTAGCGTTTTCTCATTTCTTCATCCTCCATAGATCATCTGAGCTTCGatctaacatggtatcagagcgagaATTTTGATTCTCCGCATTATAAGCTTCATTTCTAATGGAGATTTACTCAGAAATCACAATGAAGTCAGGTTGTGACCAAATCGGGGATTCTGTCCAAGTTCTTCATTTCTGGTCTGAAAAGCTTAGGGTTTCACTTCAAATCTCCATCTAGCACACTCGTTTAGAAGAGAAGTTACGATTTACGAAGAAATTCAACTTAAATCCGGATCGATTTTCAAGCTAGGGTTTCTGCGGTATACACAGGACTTTACTTCTTCGAGTTTTCAGAAGAAGGGTAACATCACTTTAATTCACATATTTCAGGATTACTTTGATATGCTTTAGAGTTTAAATCGTATGAGTTAGCCGTTTGCATGTCAACATTGTTCAAGTTCTGGAAATTGTATGAATAAGGATTTCTTCTGTTAGTTAGCTCTAATTAGTACATGCTATGGGCAACAATGGTGATAGTTCAGTTTCCACAACTGAAGGATTTACGGCTTTTACCCTTGATCCCTCTCATCCACTCTATGTCCATCTATCTGATAGTCCTAGTAACCAATTGGTACCTGTGCCATTTGATGGCCATGGTTTCATGCTTTGGAGGAGCAATATGCTTACTTCTCTTTCAGCCAAAAATAAGTTAGGGATTTTAGATGGTAGGATTAATCAACCCAACACTGATTCACCTTATTACCCATACTGGGAGAGATGGAACGATATGGTGAAAGCTTGGATCACCAATTATGTATCTCGAGATATTGTTGTTAGTGTTATGTGTTTCAGAACTGCCAAAGAAGTTTGGACTGATATCAATGAGAGATTTGGCCAATCAAATGGATCCAAATATCTCCAAATTCAGAGAGACATAAGTGGAACTGTTTAGGGATCTTCAGACATTGCCACATATTTCACCAAACTTAGAAGCCTTTGGGATGAGTTAAACTCCTCATATGTAGGACCTATATGTTCCTGTGGAGCCCTTCCTAAGTTCATAGAGGATCAACAGCTTTTTCAATTCTTAAATGGCCTCAATGACTCCTACTCTACTATAAAGAGTGCAATAATGATCATGAGCCCCCTACCACCTATCAGCAAGGCTTACTCTCTTCTACAACAGGATGAAAGTCAGAGGGAAACTCCATCAACTACTCCAAGCTTCTCCACTGATTCTGCTTCTTTCTCTGTATCTTCAACCCCTCACACTACAAATAGATCTTTCACACAAAAGGTGAATTTTGATTCAAGAAAGAATATGTCTTCTGTTTCTTGCAAGTATTGCAAGAAACCTGGTCACACTGTGCTACAGGCTACATGGGTTCCCTGCAGAATTCAAATTCACCAAGAACAAGAAGTCAGCCTCTTGTGTTCAAAGTGACATTTCCCATGGTTTACCAAGTATTTCTGCCTCCTAGCTTTCTGACAACTCTCCTCATGGGTTCACAAAAGAACAATATCAACATCCGATGTCCttatttcaacaagttcaagtATCTCCTGGTCCTAATTATGAAGCTTTTTCTGCTGAAAATTCTGGATTTACCCATTTTGCAGGTTTGTTTACTGCTTATACTGTTAATTCTGACAATTCTCATATATGTGCAACTTCTCAGTTAGGCATAAACCCTTGTATATTAGACTCAGGGGCAACTAACCACATGACTTCACACAAACACTTACTTCACAATCTTGTTCCCTTACCTAAACCTTTTTTAGTTACTTTACCTAATGGATATAAAGTTAAGGTAGTGTCCACTGGTTCTCTCCACCTTAGACATGACATGATCTTACTTAATGtccttcttgtaccatctttccaTTTCAATTTGATTTCTATACATCAACTGATTTCTCAATTGGATTGTATAGCTATCCTTACCAAGTTCAACTTTTCTTTACAGGGTCCTTCTTTGAAGAGGCCACTGGTAATTGGTAAGGATGCTGGAAGGTTGTACTACCTTCATCCTGATGCTGATTTGTTTCCTGCTTcaaaccctttttctttttccagttCTGTGTCATGTAATAAGTCTGACTCCACTATTTCTTCTGTAAAtacttttccatgtaatcagacACCCAATGTAAATAAAATGGATCTTTTTTGGCATCAAAGGTTGGGGCATATGCCTTTTCATAGAATGAAGTCTATTTCTTTTATATCTGATAAAATTTCTTCTACACAATCTTTTATTTGCTCAGTATGTCCAATGGTAAGACAACAGAGATTACCCTTCCCTGATGGCCAGATTCACTCTACTGCCCCATTTCAATTGGTACACATTGATATTTGGGGGCCTTACAACTCTAAAACTTACAATGGTTTCAAATATTTCCTAACTTTAGTTGATGATTTCAGTAGAGCCACCTGGACTAACCTATTATCATGTAAAAGCAATGCCCTCTCTGTCTTCAAAGCTTTTACTTCTATGGTTAAAGTCTATTTTCATTCCTCTATTCAAACCTTCAGATCTGATAATGCTTATGAACTTGGCAGCACCCATGAACCTACTTCTTTCTTTGCTGACCAAGGAATTCTGTATCAAACCACCATTCCTCACActccccaacaaaatggagttgtggaaAGGAAACATAAACATCTCCTAGAAGTATCTAGGGCTCTTCTCTTTCAGTCCAACCTACCCATCAAGTATTGGGGAGACTATGTCTTGACTGCCACATACCTCATAAATAGAATGCTTTTAGCTACTTTGAATAATGTTTCTCCCTTTGAAAATCTGCATGGTCACCAACCTCCTTATGCTCATTTAAGGTCTTTTGGTTGTTTGTGTTTTACCAATTCTCCCAGGTTTGGCAGGGACAAGTTCCAATCTAGGGCCATTCCTAGCCTTTTCCTAGGTTATCCTTGTGGCAAAAAGAGCTACAAGCTTCTTAACCTCTCCACTTCTTCTATTTTTCACTCTAGGGATGTTGTGTTCCATGAACATATCTTTCCTTTTCACTCTTCCAACCATTCTATTTCTCCTCCTCCTACACCTTTTGTGGATGTTCCTTCACCACCCTCTTCTACAAATCTTCCCACTTCtcctcttgtttcttcttttccttcaccACCCTCCTCTACAAATCTTCCCATTTCTCCTTCTGCCACCCTTTCTACACCTGTCCAGGCTGTCAGAAAATCCACTAGGACTGTCACTCAACCTACTTACCTCAAAGACTACATTTGTTCTTCTGTCCTACCCAATGTTCCTGCCCCTAAGTTGTCCCAATCTGAGTTGCATATGCATGAACCTCAATTTTACAGCAGGCAACTTCACATCCTGCTTGGCAGGAGGCCATACTAAAGGAATTTTAAGCTCTTGAGTCCAACCTGACTTGGGATATTGTTCCTCTTCCCCCACACAAGAAGGTCATTCCTTGTAAGTGGGTTTATAAAATTAAACAGAGGGCAGATGGTTCCATTGAAAGATACAAGGCCAGGTTGGTTATCAGGAGTGACACTCAAAAAAAGGGTATTGATTTCACTGAAACCTTCTCCCCTATTGTTAAATTGACCACCATCAAGTGTCTTCTTACTCTGGCTGTTAAGAGGGGTTGGACTGTCTATCAGTTAGATGTCAATAATGTTTTTCTGCATGGTGACCTTCATGAAGAGGTTTATATGAAGATTCCTCCTGGTTTGGATGTCTTTTCTACTTCTGCTTCTCCTCCATTGGCTTGTAGACTCAAGAAATCTTTGTATGGCCTCAGGCAGGCCTCCAGACAGTGGTTTTCTAAACTGTCTGAAGCTCTACACTCTAGGGGCTACATTTCTAGTCTTAATGACTATTCATTATTCACCAAGTCCTCTTCTGGTTCTCTTGGCTACAAGAAGTCTTAATGTCTTGGCtgtctatgttgatgacattcTCTTGGCTGGGGATGATACTACTGAATTGGATTCCTTGAAGTCATTTTTGGATTCTCAGTTTAAAATCAAGGATTTGGGCACAGTTCATTATTTCCTTGGTCTGGAGATTTCTTCTACTCCTCAGGATTACCTTATGTCTTAGTCCAAGTACACATCTAATCTCCTAGCTGAGTTCAACTGCCAGCATTTCTCTCCTGTATCTACACCTCTGGATCCTTCCTGCAAGCTGCTTTTGGATATGGGAGCACCTATTTCTGATACTAGTCTGTACAGGAGGCTCATTGGGAAGTTGAATTTCCTACAACATACCAGACCTGACATCTCCTTCTCTGTTCAACATCTCAGCCAATTTCTTCATCATCCTCAGGTTCCACATATGTTGGCTGCACTTCATGTTTTAAGGTATCTCATGAATGATCCTGCCCAGGGGATCTTACTCTCCAACTCTCCAGATATGTC is a genomic window containing:
- the LOC142180903 gene encoding uncharacterized protein LOC142180903, which gives rise to MGNNGDSSVSTTEGFTAFTLDPSHPLYVHLSDSPSNQLVPVPFDGHGFMLWRSNMLTSLSAKNKLGILDGRINQPNTDSPYYPYWERWNDMVKAWITNYVSRDIVVSVMCFRTAKEVWTDINERFGQSNGSKYLQIQRDISGTV